A stretch of Deltaproteobacteria bacterium DNA encodes these proteins:
- the rimI gene encoding ribosomal protein S18-alanine N-acetyltransferase encodes MDDVMVRDMTENDLAEVMGIERSSFVTPWTEKLFREEFSLPFCHDLVAEKDGTILGYISFAVVVDEIHLRNLAVREDQRRQGVASSLLSAMAARGRGQGALRATLEVRKSNRAAINLYTKRGFVIQGIRPFYYTDTREDALILWGDLADKGA; translated from the coding sequence ATGGATGACGTGATGGTTCGTGACATGACGGAGAACGACCTGGCGGAGGTCATGGGGATCGAGCGTTCCTCCTTCGTTACCCCCTGGACGGAAAAGCTCTTCAGGGAAGAATTCTCCCTGCCGTTCTGCCACGACCTCGTGGCCGAAAAAGACGGAACGATACTGGGATATATCAGCTTTGCCGTGGTTGTCGATGAGATCCACCTCAGGAACCTTGCCGTGCGGGAAGATCAAAGGAGGCAGGGTGTCGCCTCGTCGCTTCTGTCGGCGATGGCGGCGAGGGGCCGCGGGCAGGGTGCCCTGAGGGCGACCCTGGAAGTGAGAAAATCCAACAGGGCGGCGATAAACTTGTACACAAAAAGGGGTTTTGTGATACAAGGGATTCGCCCCTTCTATTATACGGACACCAGGGAAGACGCCCTGATCCTCTGGGGGGATCTGGCGGACAAAGGAGCGTGA
- a CDS encoding dihydroorotate dehydrogenase electron transfer subunit codes for MEEKAVHSVRVLSNMETVKGHYLMTLAVPPSFTGAVPGQFIMVRIAGRDTPFLPRPFSIHSLSSQNGETVMEVLYRTVGAGTAAMATLAAGDRLALTGPLGRGYRLMPERKQVVLLAGGMGVAPLAFLAERLGNGDAGEGCRMTCYLGARTASLLHGLEKLERTCDEVKACTDDGSRGHAGLLTELFRREMDGYAPEDTIIYACGPREMMKELARLLAGTALDCQVSLEERMACGIGACLGCAVEVRTAAGGSTYKRVCADGPVFDIGDILWGE; via the coding sequence ATGGAAGAGAAGGCCGTCCATTCGGTCCGGGTCCTGTCGAACATGGAAACCGTCAAGGGACATTACCTCATGACGCTTGCAGTCCCCCCTTCCTTTACCGGGGCGGTGCCGGGGCAGTTCATCATGGTTCGGATCGCGGGAAGGGATACCCCCTTTCTTCCCCGCCCTTTCAGCATTCATTCCCTCTCGTCACAGAACGGTGAAACGGTGATGGAGGTGCTCTACCGGACGGTGGGTGCCGGGACCGCCGCAATGGCGACCCTTGCCGCCGGCGACCGGCTGGCGCTGACGGGCCCCCTGGGCCGGGGCTACCGCCTCATGCCGGAACGGAAACAGGTGGTCCTTCTGGCCGGCGGGATGGGTGTGGCGCCGCTTGCCTTTCTTGCCGAGCGACTCGGAAATGGTGATGCCGGGGAAGGTTGCCGGATGACCTGCTACCTGGGGGCGCGGACCGCCTCCCTGCTCCACGGTCTTGAAAAACTGGAACGGACCTGCGACGAGGTGAAAGCCTGCACCGACGACGGCAGCAGGGGGCATGCGGGCCTCCTGACGGAACTTTTCCGGCGGGAGATGGACGGATATGCCCCGGAAGACACGATCATCTATGCCTGCGGCCCACGGGAGATGATGAAGGAGCTCGCACGGCTGCTGGCGGGGACCGCCCTGGACTGCCAGGTCTCCCTTGAGGAGAGAATGGCCTGCGGCATCGGGGCGTGCCTGGGATGCGCCGTCGAAGTAAGGACCGCCGCGGGCGGCTCCACATATAAGAGAGTGTGCGCCGACGGTCCCGTCTTTGACATCGGCGATATTCTCTGGGGTGAATAG
- a CDS encoding PTS sugar transporter subunit IIC, translating into MWKTVLEVALLGGIVCLDRIFLQALISRPLVAGSITGLFLHDPLTGMIAGAYIELLWIDRLPIGSYLPPNDSIVAILAAASAILVGRTIEATSPVLITLAILLFLPAGLLGRRLDGMLAATNTGLALRAEEAAAEGNTSKITRYHLTALLRHFVTTATALFVLLMVGLFLIERIVPHFPEGIHRALGVLYCFIPVLGIGVALNTIKVRGALPLFSGLFLVVMVMRYLW; encoded by the coding sequence ATGTGGAAAACCGTCCTTGAGGTGGCCCTCCTGGGAGGAATCGTCTGCCTGGACAGGATTTTTCTGCAGGCGCTCATCTCCCGTCCCCTCGTTGCCGGTTCCATAACGGGGCTGTTCCTCCATGACCCGCTCACCGGCATGATCGCCGGTGCCTATATCGAACTGCTCTGGATCGACCGGCTGCCCATCGGCTCGTACCTGCCCCCCAACGATTCCATTGTCGCCATCCTTGCCGCGGCGTCGGCGATCCTGGTGGGAAGAACGATCGAGGCGACGTCCCCCGTCCTGATCACCCTGGCGATACTCCTCTTTCTTCCGGCCGGGCTTCTGGGACGGCGGCTGGACGGGATGCTTGCCGCGACGAACACCGGCCTGGCCCTCAGGGCCGAAGAGGCCGCCGCTGAAGGGAATACCTCGAAGATCACGCGATACCATCTGACGGCCCTGCTGAGGCACTTTGTGACCACCGCGACGGCGCTCTTCGTCCTTCTCATGGTCGGGCTTTTCCTGATCGAAAGGATCGTGCCTCATTTCCCCGAGGGCATTCACCGGGCCCTCGGCGTGCTGTACTGTTTCATCCCGGTCCTCGGTATCGGCGTGGCCCTGAACACCATCAAGGTCCGGGGGGCGCTGCCGCTTTTCTCGGGTCTCTTTCTGGTGGTCATGGTGATGCGGTATCTCTGGTAG
- a CDS encoding saccharopine dehydrogenase NADP-binding domain-containing protein, giving the protein MNILVLGGAGDMARDALDELQKENTEPAVTIADLNLDKAGREAANRGPRFSAQGINVEDHGRLVELMKQHDITLGFAGPFYYYEKRIAQAALDAGRPYVSIADDYEAYLDVMSLDEAARLKGVRVLTGWGNSPGITQALARKGYDSMDTPRRINVHWAAGSNEAAGPANLTHLFNIFHGTTLQTIRGGEIRVPTGGGRKVVKFPFPMGELPVYYTGHAESVSIPRNLPGLSEVTLHGGVQPAYIPLLIMLIDKTGLFSTHARRKKAAEFFYRIESIFGTGGLDRSVGRVDVYGLHAGKTAHRTYTYIGHIAQITSIPCVVAALWELGGTFRDIPGGVYSAERLLADPAPFLAEIMKRGVEIFFHENGLE; this is encoded by the coding sequence ATGAACATTCTTGTTCTCGGTGGCGCGGGTGACATGGCCAGGGATGCTCTTGATGAACTTCAGAAAGAGAATACGGAACCGGCCGTGACCATTGCCGACCTCAACCTGGACAAGGCGGGACGGGAAGCGGCGAACAGGGGACCCCGTTTTTCCGCTCAGGGCATCAATGTCGAAGACCATGGCCGGCTCGTGGAGCTTATGAAGCAGCACGACATCACGCTGGGGTTTGCCGGGCCTTTCTATTATTACGAGAAGCGGATCGCGCAGGCCGCGCTGGACGCGGGAAGACCCTATGTCTCCATAGCCGACGATTATGAGGCCTATCTCGATGTTATGTCCCTCGACGAGGCTGCCAGGCTCAAAGGCGTGCGCGTCCTGACAGGCTGGGGGAATTCACCGGGCATCACCCAGGCCCTTGCGCGCAAGGGATATGATTCGATGGATACGCCCCGGCGCATCAATGTGCACTGGGCTGCCGGTTCCAACGAGGCGGCCGGCCCGGCCAACCTGACCCATCTCTTCAACATATTTCACGGTACGACACTCCAGACCATACGCGGCGGAGAGATACGGGTCCCCACCGGAGGGGGCAGGAAGGTTGTGAAGTTTCCCTTTCCCATGGGAGAACTGCCCGTGTACTACACGGGACATGCAGAGAGCGTTTCCATCCCGCGCAACCTGCCCGGACTTTCCGAGGTCACCCTGCACGGCGGTGTCCAACCGGCCTATATCCCGCTCCTCATCATGCTGATCGACAAGACAGGCCTTTTCAGCACACACGCCCGCAGGAAGAAGGCGGCGGAGTTCTTTTACAGGATCGAGAGCATTTTCGGAACAGGCGGATTGGACAGATCGGTGGGCCGGGTGGATGTGTACGGCTTGCATGCGGGCAAGACGGCACACCGCACCTACACATATATCGGGCACATTGCCCAGATCACCTCCATCCCCTGTGTGGTGGCGGCCCTGTGGGAACTCGGCGGAACGTTCAGAGACATCCCCGGGGGTGTCTATTCCGCGGAACGGCTGCTTGCCGACCCCGCTCCGTTCCTGGCGGAGATCATGAAAAGAGGTGTAGAGATATTCTTCCATGAGAACGGCCTCGAATAG
- a CDS encoding dihydroorotate dehydrogenase — MTASGTFGYGEEFAPYIDLNRLGAIVVKGISRRPRRGNPPPRIMETPAGMLNAVGLENVGVDVFIEQKLPFLRTFDVAVIVNIFGESVEEYAEVARILDGVDGVHGVEVNISCPNVVRGGIDFGIDPEATRAVTSAVRAVTTLPLIVKLTPNVTDITKIALAAQEGGADALSLINTLKGMAVDIETRKPRLRNITGGLSGPAIRPIALRMVWEVVRAVTVPVIGGGGIMTAADALEFLIAGARAVQVGTAGFIDPRAAIGVIGGIEAYLVKHGIPDINDLIGSLEV; from the coding sequence ATGACCGCTTCGGGGACCTTCGGATACGGAGAGGAGTTCGCCCCCTATATCGACCTGAACCGCCTGGGCGCCATCGTGGTGAAGGGTATCTCACGGAGGCCGAGACGGGGGAACCCGCCGCCCCGCATCATGGAAACGCCCGCGGGGATGCTCAATGCCGTGGGGCTCGAGAACGTGGGTGTCGATGTTTTCATCGAGCAGAAACTGCCCTTCCTGCGGACCTTTGACGTGGCGGTCATCGTCAATATTTTCGGTGAGTCCGTCGAGGAATACGCCGAGGTCGCCCGCATCCTCGACGGGGTCGACGGGGTGCATGGTGTTGAGGTGAACATTTCCTGCCCCAACGTGGTCCGCGGCGGCATCGATTTCGGGATCGACCCGGAAGCGACCCGCGCCGTGACGTCGGCGGTCCGGGCCGTTACGACGCTTCCCCTCATCGTCAAACTGACGCCGAACGTAACTGACATCACGAAAATAGCCCTGGCGGCCCAGGAAGGCGGCGCCGACGCCCTTTCCCTTATCAACACCCTGAAAGGCATGGCGGTTGATATCGAAACACGGAAGCCGCGCCTGCGAAACATAACGGGAGGTCTCTCCGGCCCCGCCATCAGGCCCATCGCCCTCCGGATGGTCTGGGAGGTCGTCCGGGCGGTCACCGTGCCGGTTATCGGCGGTGGCGGCATCATGACGGCCGCCGACGCCCTTGAATTCCTCATCGCCGGTGCCCGGGCGGTCCAGGTGGGGACGGCCGGATTCATCGATCCCCGAGCGGCGATAGGCGTCATCGGAGGCATTGAAGCATACCTCGTCAAACACGGTATTCCCGATATCAACGACCTCATCGGCAGCCTGGAAGTGTAA